Proteins encoded together in one Sinorhizobium sp. B11 window:
- a CDS encoding ROK family transcriptional regulator gives MVLTENAPPVLRQISVRAVMDVLLHAGPTSRAELSKITGLSKQTMSEVIRALEEAGWVREKGVTSGRIGRTAITYEVNGDAGYAVGIDMGATTTRIVLGNIVGSVVGEIEYPSDRRGGYHLIDQVEAMLSDMLAKMGIARDFVLVAAIATPGVVDPATGALSMAPNLTDITDIDIGRTLSERLGCPVVLENDVNAAVIGESWQGCATAIDTVAFISLGTGIGLGVLQDGKLMRGANGAGGEISYMPFGADPYTKDSLERGALECAIAARGISELYERSGGKKDTSVRDILALAEENDPVAVEVIGKVSDIAALLVVSVNAIVDPKIVVLGGSIGRHPLIAEGVRRGIVKASRRAIDVEASVLGRRATLVGALAIGLNHVHNLLFSPQTLPEQRRLPPPPL, from the coding sequence ATGGTATTGACCGAAAACGCGCCGCCCGTGCTGCGACAGATTTCCGTGCGCGCGGTTATGGACGTGCTGCTCCATGCCGGACCCACGTCGCGAGCCGAACTTTCAAAGATCACCGGCCTTTCAAAGCAGACGATGTCCGAGGTCATCAGGGCGCTGGAGGAAGCTGGTTGGGTTCGAGAAAAGGGTGTCACGAGCGGGCGCATTGGCCGCACAGCCATCACCTATGAGGTCAATGGTGATGCCGGCTATGCTGTCGGTATCGACATGGGCGCGACGACGACACGCATCGTGCTCGGCAATATCGTCGGGAGTGTTGTCGGCGAAATCGAATATCCATCCGACCGTCGCGGCGGCTATCATCTGATTGACCAGGTGGAGGCGATGCTGTCCGACATGCTTGCAAAGATGGGCATTGCCAGGGACTTCGTCCTCGTGGCGGCGATAGCAACGCCGGGGGTCGTCGATCCCGCGACGGGTGCGCTCTCGATGGCGCCGAACCTCACCGATATCACCGATATCGATATTGGCAGGACGCTCAGCGAGAGGCTTGGCTGTCCCGTTGTCCTGGAAAACGACGTCAACGCCGCCGTCATCGGCGAGTCCTGGCAGGGATGCGCGACCGCAATCGATACTGTGGCCTTCATTTCGCTCGGGACCGGCATCGGGCTTGGCGTGCTTCAGGACGGCAAACTGATGCGCGGCGCGAACGGAGCGGGTGGCGAGATTTCCTATATGCCGTTTGGCGCCGATCCCTATACGAAGGACAGCCTTGAACGAGGCGCGCTGGAATGCGCGATAGCGGCTCGGGGAATCAGCGAGCTCTACGAGCGTTCCGGGGGCAAGAAGGATACCTCCGTCCGGGACATCCTGGCCCTTGCCGAAGAGAACGATCCTGTCGCGGTCGAAGTGATCGGGAAAGTCTCGGACATTGCTGCGCTGCTTGTCGTCTCGGTCAATGCGATCGTCGATCCGAAGATCGTCGTTCTCGGTGGCAGCATCGGCCGCCATCCTCTCATTGCCGAAGGCGTCCGGCGCGGGATTGTCAAGGCGAGCCGTCGTGCCATCGATGTCGAGGCAAGTGTTCTTGGCAGGCGGGCAACGCTGGTTGGGGCCCTCGCAATCGGGCTGAACCACGTTCACAACCTGCTTTTCTCTCCCCAGACGCTGCCGGAGCAGCGGCGCTTGCCGCCGCCGCCGCTTTGA